One window from the genome of Esox lucius isolate fEsoLuc1 chromosome 23, fEsoLuc1.pri, whole genome shotgun sequence encodes:
- the ccni gene encoding cyclin-I isoform X1 produces MKFAEPLESQRLSFLLENAASREDHKWKAYTPKKPPPGCQDTDISPVQRDEAVCWLIDLHDTTRLYPETLSLAISILDRFLATVKARPKYLRCIAIACYFLAAKTNEEDERVPLLRDLASSSGCGCSPSEILRMERIVLDKLNWDLHSPTPLEFLHIFHALVLSCKSQLLVGLLGCNLSQHLCMLTRQLHSCLADSTLLQGLSRGSMLALALITLDLENICPDWLALTIHLLRKAQIDSSELIRCRELVSRRLSTKEASLPPNNTVYIYRPSRPSPSLAPGPCDQEGEPNIRLRSLVADPPPLAPPALAPPALAPAQKNRGLAWVAANVHQVHVPAKPSHHFTYRLQFPLRSKHSAKRKVEEMEVDEFYDGIKRLYNEENWGAPEGAAVTAEGQGFGGGDVLPTRQEVNNSPCPPLQPVSLT; encoded by the exons ATGAAGTTTGCCGAACCCTTGGAAAGCCAGAGGCTGTCTTTTCTTCTGGAAAACGCAGCCTCTAGGGAAGACCATAAGTGGAAGGCGTACACGCCAAAAAAGCCGCCTCCCGGCTGTCAG GATACAGACATCTCCCCTGTCCAGCGCGATGAGGCCGTGTGCTGGCTCATTGACCTGCATGACACCACCAGGCTCTATCCAGAGACCCTCTCCCTTGCCATCAGTATTTTAGACCGTTTCTTAGCCACTGTAAAG GCCCGTCCGAAGTATCTCCGCTGCATTGCCATCGCTTGCTACTTCCTGGCGGCCAAAACCAACGAGGAAGACGAG cgtGTTCCACTGCTTCGTGACCTGGCCAGTAGTAGTGGATGTGGCTGTTCCCCATCAGAGATACTGAGAATGGAGAGGATCGTTCTGGATAAGTTGAACTGGGACCTGCATTCTCCAACACCACTGGAATTCCTGCACATT TTCCATGCCCTGGTGCTGTCCTGCAAGTCTCAGCTGTTGGTTGGTCTGCTGGGCTGCAACCTGTCGCAGCACCTGTGCATGTTGACCCGACAGCTGCACTCCTGCCTGGCCGACAGCACCCTGCTGCAGGGCCTGTCCCGCGGCTCCATGCTGGCCCTGGCCCTCATCACCCTGGACCTGGAGAACATCTGCCCCGACTGGCTGGCTCTCACCATCCACCTGCTGAGGAAAGCACAG ATCGACAGTTCTGAGCTGATCCGTTGTCGAGAGCTGGTGTCACGTCGCCTGTCCACTAAGGAAGCTTCCCTGCCTCCCAACAACACTGTGTACATCTACCGGCCCTCGCGCCCCTCACCATCTTTGGCCCCGGGGCCCTGCGACCAGGAAGGAGAGCCCAACATCAGGCTCCGCTCCCTGGTTGCAGACCCACCACCGCTGGCCCCACCTGCCCTGGCCCCACCTGCCCTGGCCCCAGCCCAAAAGAACAGGGGCCTCGCCTGGGTCGCCGCCAACGTGCACCAGGTCCATGTTCCAGCCAAGCCCAGCCACCACTTCACTTACCGCCTCCAGTTCCCTCTGCGCAGCAAGCACTCAGCCAAGCGCAAG gtggaggagatggaggtcGATGAATTCTACGACGGGATCAAACGCCTCTACAACGAAGAGAATTGGGGAGCTCCGGAGGGGGCGGCCGTAACCGCGGAGGGCCAAGGGTTCGGGGGGGGCGACGTCCTGCCAACCAGGCAGGAGGTCAACAActccccctgtcctccccttCAACCAGTCAGCCTCACgtag
- the ccng2 gene encoding cyclin-G2, with protein sequence MEAVKLMRELKANFEQERNYLPKETGLSLIESTRENDNRGISAKCRDAKVEDLWSLTSFFGYSTKTFVLAVNLLDRFLAMMKVQPKHLACISISCLHIAAKAVEEECNVSSTNELIRISQCKFTVSDLTRMEKIVSEKLNFQIQAITALTFLHLYHRITLSDTSDRKETLNLDKLEAQLKACICRIAFSKAKPSVLALSLLTQEIEAMQAADMLETAHHVQRHLKIADTELIHWRGLVAKCMSDYSSPECSKPDNKKLVWIVSRRTAQGLHTSHYSVPDLPTIPEDCWDESESEDSCEDMSSGEESLSSSLGSDAEGPYFPLHFRCQSNKYPQTS encoded by the exons ATGGAAGCCGTCAAACTTATGAGGGAGCTTAAAGCTAATTTTGAACAGGAGAGGAATTATCTACCGAAAGAAACCGGACTTAGTCTGATCGAGTCAACCAGAGAG AATGACAATAGGGGAATATCAGCCAAATGTAGGGATGCCAAAGTGGAGGACCTCTGGAGCCTGACCAGTTTTTTTGGCTACAGCACCAAGACTTTTGTCCTGGCAGTCAACCTGCTAGATAGATTCCTGGCCATGATGAAG GTCCAGCCCAAGCATTTAGCCTGCATTAGCATCAGCTGTCTCCATATCGCAGCCAAAGCCGTCGAAGAGGAATGCAACGTGTCTTCTACCAACGAACTTATTCGCATCAGCCAATGCAAATTCACGGTCTCGGATCTCACTCGCATGGAGAAAATCGTCTCGGAGAAACTCAACTTTCagatccaagccatcacagccTTAACCTTCTTACACCTGTACCACAGGATCACACTCTCAGATACCTCAGACAG GAAGGAGACCCTGAACCTCGATAAACTGGAGGCGCAGCTAAAAGCCTGTATCTGCCGGATTGCATTCTCCAAAGCTAAA CCATCTGTCTTGGCCCTGTCTCTCCTCACTCAGGAGATAGAAGCTATGCAGGCCGCCGACATGTTAGAAACGGCACATCATGTTCAGAGACATCTCAAG ATCGCTGACACCGAGCTGATTCACTGGAGGGGGCTAGTGGCCAAGTGCATGTCTGACTACTCGTCCCCTGAATGTAGCAAGCCAGACAATAAGAAGCTAGTGTGGATCGTGTCAAGGAGGACTGCCCAAGGCCTGCACACCAGTCACTACAGTGTTCCCGATCTGCCAACCATTCCCGAGGACTGCTGGGATGAGAGTGAAAG TGAGGATTCGTGTGAAGACATGAGTTCTGGGGAGGAGAGCCTGAGCAGTTCCCTGGGCTCTGATGCAGAGGGACCTTACTTCCCCCTTCATTTCCGGTGCCAAAGCAACAAGTACCCCCAGACCTCGTAG
- the ccni gene encoding cyclin-I isoform X2 translates to MKFAEPLESQRLSFLLENAASREDHKWKAYTPKKPPPGCQDTDISPVQRDEAVCWLIDLHDTTRLYPETLSLAISILDRFLATVKARPKYLRCIAIACYFLAAKTNEEDERVPLLRDLASSSGCGCSPSEILRMERIVLDKLNWDLHSPTPLEFLHIFHALVLSCKSQLLVGLLGCNLSQHLCMLTRQLHSCLADSTLLQGLSRGSMLALALITLDLENICPDWLALTIHLLRKAQIDSSELIRCRELVSRRLSTKEASLPPNNTVYIYRPSRPSPSLAPGPCDQEGEPNIRLRSLVADPPPLAPPALAPPALAPAQKNRGLAWVAANVHQVHVPAKPSHHFTYRLQFPLRSKHSAKRKVRAWLLHQPEWRRWRSMNSTTGSNASTTKRIGELRRGRP, encoded by the exons ATGAAGTTTGCCGAACCCTTGGAAAGCCAGAGGCTGTCTTTTCTTCTGGAAAACGCAGCCTCTAGGGAAGACCATAAGTGGAAGGCGTACACGCCAAAAAAGCCGCCTCCCGGCTGTCAG GATACAGACATCTCCCCTGTCCAGCGCGATGAGGCCGTGTGCTGGCTCATTGACCTGCATGACACCACCAGGCTCTATCCAGAGACCCTCTCCCTTGCCATCAGTATTTTAGACCGTTTCTTAGCCACTGTAAAG GCCCGTCCGAAGTATCTCCGCTGCATTGCCATCGCTTGCTACTTCCTGGCGGCCAAAACCAACGAGGAAGACGAG cgtGTTCCACTGCTTCGTGACCTGGCCAGTAGTAGTGGATGTGGCTGTTCCCCATCAGAGATACTGAGAATGGAGAGGATCGTTCTGGATAAGTTGAACTGGGACCTGCATTCTCCAACACCACTGGAATTCCTGCACATT TTCCATGCCCTGGTGCTGTCCTGCAAGTCTCAGCTGTTGGTTGGTCTGCTGGGCTGCAACCTGTCGCAGCACCTGTGCATGTTGACCCGACAGCTGCACTCCTGCCTGGCCGACAGCACCCTGCTGCAGGGCCTGTCCCGCGGCTCCATGCTGGCCCTGGCCCTCATCACCCTGGACCTGGAGAACATCTGCCCCGACTGGCTGGCTCTCACCATCCACCTGCTGAGGAAAGCACAG ATCGACAGTTCTGAGCTGATCCGTTGTCGAGAGCTGGTGTCACGTCGCCTGTCCACTAAGGAAGCTTCCCTGCCTCCCAACAACACTGTGTACATCTACCGGCCCTCGCGCCCCTCACCATCTTTGGCCCCGGGGCCCTGCGACCAGGAAGGAGAGCCCAACATCAGGCTCCGCTCCCTGGTTGCAGACCCACCACCGCTGGCCCCACCTGCCCTGGCCCCACCTGCCCTGGCCCCAGCCCAAAAGAACAGGGGCCTCGCCTGGGTCGCCGCCAACGTGCACCAGGTCCATGTTCCAGCCAAGCCCAGCCACCACTTCACTTACCGCCTCCAGTTCCCTCTGCGCAGCAAGCACTCAGCCAAGCGCAAGGTGAGAGCTTGGCTGCTACATCAACCGGa gtggaggagatggaggtcGATGAATTCTACGACGGGATCAAACGCCTCTACAACGAAGAGAATTGGGGAGCTCCGGAGGGGGCGGCCGTAA